The following are encoded together in the Archocentrus centrarchus isolate MPI-CPG fArcCen1 chromosome 23, fArcCen1, whole genome shotgun sequence genome:
- the fgl2a gene encoding fibrinogen-like 2a has translation MRTTVLCVCASLLLTATFLLRTSQAAEFPVNSHQRWDSRGSYHLGFDSGTPTSCPMKLRPSGQCGSSGAEEGEDCPYQLTLPPFTIQLPKQFRLLEKVMKELQSLKEVVNKLKSGCQECRGARGNGAFGHQQADQVPVQRDSGEEVTRQEVQGGSSQEERGDGLIPGATVDGTGLGQGSVFGKAPSSPSTMQEMQVKLNRMSTSLRNARNQISSLQGRLEGLNLLNMENVQAIVDRRVENITGVVNKLSSTCTTECPAVNSPQSILAPRDCSEYNVLEVRKNGVYRVIPDARNGTFEVFCDMESFGGGWTVIQQRLNGSISFNRTWAEYKKGFGNLRGEFWLGNDHIHLLTKAKDMILRIELEDFEGVREYAKYDEFYVANEFLRYRLSVSGYSGTAGNALSFNKHFNHDQKFFSTPDRDNDMYPSGNCGAYYSSGWWFDACMSANLNGKYYHKRYKGVRNGIFWGTWHNMSTEYYPTNYRQAFKTVKMMIRPKNYAP, from the exons ATGAGGACAACTGTGCTTTGCGTTTGTGCTAGTCTCCTGCTTACAGCCACCTTTTTACTGCGAACCAGCCAGGCAGCAGAGTTCCCTGTTAACTCTCACCAGCGATGGGACTCTAGAGGATCCTACCATTTGGGATTTGACTCCGGTACCCCCACCTCTTGCCCCATGAAACTTAGACCTTCGGGCCAGTGTGGGAGCTCCGGGGCAGAGGAGGGGGAGGACTGCCCTTACCAGCTCACTCTGCCTCCCTTCACCATCCAGCTGCCCaagcagttcaggctgctggagaAGGTGATGAAGGAGCTGCAGAGCCTGAAGGAGGTGGTGAACAAGCTGAAAAGCGGATGCCAGGAGTGCCGTGGAGCACGGGGCAATGGAGCTTTTGGACATCAGCAAGCAGACCAGGTCCCGGTTCAAAGGGATAGTGGGGAAGAAGTGACAAGGCAGGAGGTGCAAGGTGGATCCAGCCAAGAGGAGAGGGGAGATGGGCTGATTCCTGGAGCTACTGTGGACGGTACAGGACTGGGACAGGGTTCAGTTTTTGGGAAAGCTCCTTCAAGCCCAAGCACTATGCAGGAGATGCAG GTGAAGCTGAATAGGATGTCAACCAGCCTGCGGAATGCCAGGAACCAGATCTCATCTCTGCAGGGCCGTCTAGAGGGGCTCAACCTCCTTAACATGGAGAATGTGCAGGCTATAGTGGACAGACGGGTGGAGAACATCACTGGAGTGGTCAACAAGCTCAGCTCTACCTGTACCACCGAATGTCCAGCAGTGAACAGCCCACAGT CCATCTTAGCCCCTCGGGACTGTTCAGAGTACAATGTGCTGGAAGTGAGGAAGAATGGTGTATATCGTGTGATCCCAGACGCCCGCAATGGGACGTTTGAGGTATTCTGTGACATGGAGTCCTTCGGAGGTGGCTGGACTGTGATACAGCAACGGCTCAATGGGTCCATCAGCTTCAATCGCACATGGGCCGAGTATAAGAAAGGCTTTGGGAACCTCAG AGGTGAGTTCTGGCTGGGCAATGACCATATCCATTTGCTGACAAAAGCAAAAGATATGATTCTGCGTATTGAGCTAGAGGACTTTGAGGGTGTCCGGGAGTATGCAAAGTATGACGAGTTCTATGTGGCCAATGAGTTCCTACGCTACCGGCTGTCTGTCAGTGGATACAG TGGGACAGCTGGGAATGCCCTCAGTTTCAACAAACACTTCAACCATGACCAAAAGTTCTTCTCTACACCCGACCGCGACAACGACATGTACCCCTCTGGAAACTGCGGCGCCTACTACAGCTCCGGCTGGTGGTTCGACGCTTGCATGTCAGCCAACCTCAACGGGAAGTACTATCACAAGAGGTACAAGGGAGTCAGGAACGGGATCTTCTGGGGAACGTGGCACAACATGTCGACAGAGTACTACCCCACCAACTACAGGCAGGCCTTCAAAACTGTCAAAATGATGATACGGCCCAAGAACTATGCTCCTTAA